The proteins below are encoded in one region of Helianthus annuus cultivar XRQ/B chromosome 2, HanXRQr2.0-SUNRISE, whole genome shotgun sequence:
- the LOC110919670 gene encoding probable methyltransferase PMT24, whose protein sequence is MAQGKYSRVDGKKSSCSTATIVVVVGFCLVGVWMFMSSSAFPGQSTDLPAVTNKQKEVSTRSSSNSQFEDNSGDLASDDQENTNSDTNEVVESNSGDDSNTTESNGSDKNSNSDTSESEKNNNDSNQSETEKKDEDKKPEEDLSSEILKETNAQNRAFSTQADESASEKKSQNVYNWKTCNVTAGPDYIPCLDNLEAIRHLHGRSHYEHRERHCPEDPPTCLVPLPVGYKTPIKWPRSREQIWYSNVPHTKLAEVKGHQNWVKVSGEYLTFPGGGTQFKNGALHYIDFIQDSLADIAWGKRTRVILDVGCGVASFGGYLFERDVIAMSFAPKDEHEAQVQFALERGIPAISAVMGTQRLPFPSKIFDVVHCARCRVPWHIEGGKLLLELNRVLRPGGYFVWSATPVYRNTSEDVGIWEAMSKLTKAMCWELVVINNDKLNEVGAAIYRKPMTNECYENRQQNDPPLCESKDDPDAVWKVQLESCMHKVPVDESARGSKWPETWPQRLESPPYWLKTSEVGVYGKPAPEDFTSDYDHWKRVVSKSYLNGLGIDWSSVRNVMDMRSIYGGFAAALRDLKVWVMNVVPLDSPDTLPIIYERGLFGIYHNWCESFSTYPRSYDLLHADHLFSDVKKRCKLQSLMAEVDRMLRPEGKLIVRDNVETIAEVEDMAKSLNWKIKTSYSKDKEGLLCVEKTLWRPTEVETVPYAIE, encoded by the exons ATGGCTCAGGGAAAGTATTCCCGGGTCGATGGGAAGAAATCGTCTTGTTCCACGGCTACCATTGTGGTGGTTGTAGGGTTTTGCTTAGTTGGGGTATGGATGTTTATGTCATCATCTGCTTTCCCTGGCCAATCTACTGATTTGCCCGCCGTCACAAATAAGCAGAAAGAAGTTTCCACCAGGTCATCTTCCAATTCCCAGTTTGAAGATAATTCAGGTGATTTAGCATCAGATGATCAAGAAAACACCAATTCTGACACAAATGAAGTTGTTGAAAGCAACTCAGGAGATGACTCAAATACTACTGAATCGAATGGAAGCGACAAGAATTCCAATTCTGACACAAGTGAAAGCGAGAAGAACAATAATGATTCAAATCAAAGTGAAACAGAAAAGAAAGATGAAGACAAGAAGCCAGAAGAAGATTTATCGTCTGAGATTCTAAAAGAAACAAATGCACAAAACCGGGCGTTTTCAACTCAAGCCGATGAGTCAGCAAGTGAGAAAAAATCACAAAATGTTTACAATTGGAAGACATGTAATGTGACCGCTGGCCCAGACTATATTCCTTGTCTGGACAACTTGGAAGCCATTAGGCACCTACATGGCAGAAGCCACTACGAACACAGGGAAAGGCACTGCCCTGAGGACCCACCTACATGCCTTGTTCCTCTTCCTGTAGGCTATAAAACACCCATCAAGTGGCCTAGAAGCCGAGAACAG ATATGGTACAGTAACGTCCCGCATACCAAGCTTGCTGAGGTTAAAGGACATCAAAATTGGGTCAAAGTTTCCGGCGAGTACCTTACGTTTCCTGGTGGCGGTACACAGTTCAAGAATGGAGCCCTTCACTACATAGATTTCATCCAAGAC TCACTTGCTGATATTGCATGGGGCAAGAGAACCCGAGTGATTTTGGATGTTGGATGTGGTGTTGCTAGTTTCGGGGGGTATCTTTTTGAAAGAGATGTGATTGCAATGTCATTTGCTCCAAAGGATGAGCATGAAGCTCAAGTGCAATTTGCACTTGAAAGGGGTATTCCTGCTATTTCAGCTGTTATGGGTACCCAAAGGCTCCCATTTCCAAGTAAGATCTTTGATGTTGTTCATTGTGCCCGTTGCAGAGTCCCATGGCACATTGAAG GTGGTAAACTTCTGTTGGAGCTTAATCGCGTGTTGCGACCTGGTGGTTATTTTGTGTGGTCTGCTACTCCAGTATACCGAAACACGTCTGAAGATGTGGGAATATGGGAAG CTATGTCTAAACTAACAAAGGCAATGTGCTGGGAGTTGGTGGTGATCAACAATGACAAATTGAATGAGGTTGGTGCAGCAATATATAGAAAACCGATGACTAATGAATGTTATGAAAACAGACAACAAAACGATCCACCACTATGTGAAAGCAAAGACGATCCTGATGCAGTCTG GAAAGTGCAACTTGAATCATGTATGCATAAAGTACCCGTTGATGAATCAGCGCGTGGATCAAAATGGCCAGAGACTTGGCCACAGAGGTTGGAGTCACCACCATACTGGTTAAAGACTAGTGAAGTTGGAGTTTATGGAAAACCGGCACCAGAAGATTTCACTAGTGATTATGACCACTGGAAACGTGTTGTTTCTAAATCTTATCTGAATGGTTTGGGAATCGATTGGTCTTCTGTCAGAAATGTCATGGACATGCGCTCTATATACGGAGG ATTTGCTGCTGCATTGAGGGATCTTAAGGTCTGGGTGATGAATGTTGTGCCTCTTGATTCACCAGATACCCTTCCAATTATATACGAACGCGGATTGTTTGGCATTTACCATAATTGGTGTGAATCCTTCAGCACTTACCCACGCTCGTATGATCTTCTTCATGCTGATCATCTTTTCTCAGATGTTAAGAAAAG GTGCAAGTTGCAATCGTTAATGGCGGAAGTCGACAGAATGTTGAGACCAGAAGGTAAACTGATCGTGCGTGACAACGTCGAGACCATTGCTGAGGTGGAAGACATGGCAAAATCTTTGAACTGGAAAATTAAAACGAGTTACAGCAAAGACAAAGAAGGGTTGTTATGTGTAGAGAAAACATTATGGCGTCCCACTGAGGTGGAGACCGTACCTTACGCCATTGAATAG